A genomic segment from Verrucomicrobiia bacterium encodes:
- a CDS encoding FAD-dependent oxidoreductase, with the protein MIPPSPRRILIVGGVAGGASAAARARRVNEAAEIVLFERGSHISFASCGLPYLLSGEVRDRDHLIARTPEDFWARARVRVHVRTEAVAIDRARRILRVKGPDGARRDEPYDRLILSPGARPILPPIPGADLPHVFTLRDIPDAERIAAFLDAAKPGRAVVVGGGFIGLEMAETFLHRGLEVTVVERLPQLLPVLDPDMAALLGACIGNRLSLRTGATATRITTEAVELEDGSHVPADVVLLSVGVKAEVELARDAGLEIGETGGVKVNGRLESSDPAIYAVGDAAEVTHVVTGRRVRMALGGPANRQGRLAGANAAGQHHVYRGALGSAIVRALDVNVGCTGLNRAQAVAAGLAPYTSVTRGMNRSRYFPGAVPLWIKLVAEDGTGRLLGAQVLGGEGVDKRLDVLATAITGGLTVFDLETLDLTYAPPFSSAQDPVNVAGFAAAHAALGDAPSVSPETWRPGGELILDVRDPDEFAAGRLAGAVNVPLETLRERAEEFPRDRVIVTCCQQGQRGHLAACVLRGLGFGHVANLRGGLAMARANGLPLALD; encoded by the coding sequence ATGATCCCCCCATCCCCCCGTCGCATTCTGATTGTTGGCGGCGTGGCCGGCGGCGCCTCTGCCGCCGCCCGGGCCCGCCGGGTGAATGAAGCCGCCGAGATCGTCCTATTCGAGCGCGGGTCCCACATCTCCTTCGCCAGCTGCGGTCTGCCCTACCTCCTGTCCGGAGAGGTTCGGGACCGGGATCATTTGATCGCCCGGACGCCGGAGGACTTTTGGGCCCGCGCCCGGGTCCGCGTCCACGTCCGCACGGAGGCCGTGGCGATTGACCGGGCCCGGCGCATCCTTCGCGTGAAGGGGCCGGACGGAGCCCGGCGCGACGAACCCTATGACAGGCTCATCCTCAGCCCGGGCGCCCGGCCAATCCTCCCGCCCATTCCAGGCGCGGACCTGCCCCATGTCTTCACCCTGCGTGACATTCCCGACGCCGAACGGATCGCCGCGTTCCTGGACGCGGCAAAGCCGGGCCGGGCCGTGGTCGTCGGCGGCGGGTTCATCGGCCTCGAGATGGCCGAGACGTTTCTGCACAGGGGATTGGAGGTGACCGTCGTTGAGCGGCTGCCGCAGCTCCTGCCGGTGCTGGACCCGGACATGGCGGCGCTGCTGGGGGCGTGCATCGGCAATCGCTTGTCGTTGCGGACGGGTGCGACCGCCACGCGCATCACGACGGAGGCGGTCGAACTCGAAGACGGCAGCCACGTGCCGGCGGACGTCGTGCTCTTGAGCGTGGGGGTGAAGGCCGAAGTCGAACTGGCGCGTGATGCGGGACTCGAAATCGGCGAGACCGGCGGCGTGAAAGTCAATGGACGCCTGGAATCCAGTGACCCCGCCATTTACGCCGTGGGCGACGCGGCCGAAGTCACCCATGTGGTTACGGGCAGGCGGGTGAGGATGGCGCTGGGCGGACCCGCCAACCGGCAGGGTCGGCTTGCCGGCGCCAACGCCGCCGGGCAACACCACGTCTACCGTGGCGCGCTGGGCAGTGCGATCGTGCGCGCACTGGATGTGAACGTCGGCTGCACGGGGCTCAACCGTGCCCAGGCGGTTGCAGCCGGCCTCGCTCCCTATACCAGCGTCACGCGGGGAATGAACCGTTCGCGTTACTTCCCCGGCGCCGTTCCGCTGTGGATCAAGCTGGTGGCCGAGGATGGCACCGGCCGGCTGCTTGGGGCCCAGGTGCTCGGCGGCGAGGGCGTGGACAAGCGCTTGGACGTGCTTGCCACGGCCATCACCGGCGGGTTGACCGTGTTCGATCTCGAAACACTCGACCTGACCTATGCCCCGCCCTTCAGCTCGGCGCAGGATCCCGTGAATGTGGCCGGCTTTGCGGCCGCTCACGCGGCCTTGGGTGATGCCCCGAGCGTCAGCCCGGAGACGTGGCGCCCCGGCGGCGAACTCATCCTGGACGTGCGTGATCCGGACGAATTCGCCGCGGGCCGGCTGGCTGGCGCAGTGAACGTCCCCCTCGAAACCTTGCGCGAACGCGCGGAGGAGTTTCCCCGTGATCGGGTGATCGTGACCTGCTGTCAGCAGGGTCAGCGCGGGCATCTGGCGGCCTGTGTGCTGCGCGGCTTGGGGTTTGGGCATGTGGCCAACCTGCGCGGCGGCCTCGCCATGGCCCGGGCAAACGGGCTTCCCTTGGCCCTGGATTGA
- a CDS encoding winged helix-turn-helix transcriptional regulator encodes MKRVASHRLPPEALELVAARFRALGEPLRLQLLNRLMEGECTVSTLVEATGAGQANVSKHLGVLREAGLVAFRKEGAASVYRVADPGLRELCDLVCRRLGEELAAKAAHFQRPTNRGT; translated from the coding sequence ATGAAGCGCGTTGCCTCGCATCGCCTGCCGCCCGAAGCGCTCGAACTGGTCGCTGCCCGCTTTCGGGCCCTCGGCGAACCGCTCCGGTTGCAACTGCTGAACCGGCTGATGGAGGGCGAGTGCACGGTCTCCACGCTGGTCGAGGCCACCGGGGCCGGTCAGGCCAACGTCTCCAAACACCTCGGGGTCCTGCGCGAGGCCGGTCTGGTCGCGTTCCGCAAGGAGGGCGCCGCCAGCGTGTATCGCGTGGCGGATCCCGGGCTGCGCGAGCTGTGCGACCTGGTTTGTCGCCGGCTTGGGGAGGAGCTGGCGGCCAAGGCGGCGCATTTTCAACGTCCCACCAACCGCGGAACCTGA
- a CDS encoding rhodanese-like domain-containing protein produces MNTMASPTSPARTPGAPPDRIAPADLRRRLDAGDALQLVDVREAAEFAAGRLAGARLIPQGELERRAGELDRNRPVVLVCRSGRRSVEASKTLATMGFADVACLDGGLTAWESAGLPTERDPHAPWSLERQVRVAAGAVVLIGVVLGFTLHPGFFGLSALAGAGVMISGITDWCGLGLLIARAPWNRRRHSGTCCSR; encoded by the coding sequence ATGAACACGATGGCTTCCCCCACCTCGCCGGCGCGGACCCCTGGCGCTCCGCCCGACCGGATCGCCCCGGCGGATCTTCGACGGCGTCTGGACGCCGGGGACGCGCTGCAGCTGGTGGATGTGCGTGAAGCCGCCGAGTTCGCCGCTGGCCGCCTCGCCGGCGCCCGCCTCATTCCCCAGGGCGAGCTGGAACGACGGGCCGGGGAACTGGATCGCAACCGGCCGGTCGTGCTGGTTTGCCGCTCCGGCAGGCGCAGCGTCGAGGCCTCGAAGACCCTTGCAACGATGGGCTTCGCCGATGTGGCGTGCCTCGACGGCGGGCTGACGGCCTGGGAATCCGCCGGCCTGCCGACGGAGCGGGACCCACACGCACCATGGTCGCTTGAGCGTCAGGTGCGCGTGGCTGCGGGTGCCGTGGTGCTGATTGGCGTGGTCTTGGGATTCACGCTGCATCCGGGGTTCTTCGGCTTGAGCGCACTCGCGGGCGCCGGGGTGATGATTTCAGGGATCACCGACTGGTGCGGCCTGGGCCTGCTGATCGCCAGGGCCCCGTGGAACCGGCGTCGTCACAGCGGCACCTGCTGCTCCCGTTGA
- a CDS encoding MBL fold metallo-hydrolase, which translates to MFLRQIPDPHLAQYAYLIGCQRTGEAIVIDPERDVDRYRKLAAENGLRITAVAETHIHADFVSGARELVMTNPQLRLYVSGEGGPEWQVAWANGLSHVTRLLDGGRFRVGNLDFQAVHTPGHTPEHMIYLVTDRGGGADEPVAMLSGDFLFVGDAGRPDLLEQAAGLEGTQEPGARALYRSLRKVSDMPCHLQVLPAHGAGSACGKALGAVPNSTLGYEEKFNPALKLALESGEDAFVRFILSGQPEPPAYFAHMKHLNRVGPAVLDGLPAAPILSLPSVVARLDEPDFVVLDTRDRPTFLAGHLRGSLFTPPGNFSDFAGSFLQPQNRVVLVLTDPSAPEEWIRQLVRMGFDQVIGVLPATLLEAAPPGQIARLPAIRFEELPALLAAEPESVLLDVRKAMEFATGHLRGARNQAHTRLLPQLNEVPADRPLVVSCGSGMRAAGACAFLARTGRRVTCVADHFEHAPRELVTGTIPASPTLAGDRTSR; encoded by the coding sequence ATGTTCCTTCGCCAAATCCCCGATCCTCATCTGGCCCAGTACGCCTACCTGATCGGCTGCCAACGAACCGGGGAGGCCATTGTGATTGATCCCGAGCGGGACGTGGACCGCTACCGGAAGCTGGCGGCCGAAAACGGCCTGCGGATCACCGCCGTTGCCGAGACGCACATCCATGCGGATTTCGTCAGCGGCGCCCGCGAACTGGTCATGACGAACCCGCAGCTCCGCCTTTACGTCTCCGGCGAGGGCGGCCCGGAGTGGCAGGTCGCATGGGCCAACGGACTGTCGCACGTCACACGGCTCCTGGACGGCGGACGGTTTCGCGTCGGCAACCTGGATTTCCAAGCGGTGCATACGCCCGGCCACACGCCCGAGCACATGATCTATCTGGTCACCGATCGGGGCGGTGGAGCCGACGAGCCCGTGGCGATGCTGAGCGGGGACTTCCTTTTCGTTGGAGACGCCGGAAGGCCTGACCTGCTCGAACAGGCGGCGGGACTGGAGGGCACGCAGGAGCCGGGGGCGCGGGCGTTGTACCGCAGCCTGCGCAAGGTTTCGGACATGCCATGCCATCTGCAGGTGCTGCCGGCCCACGGGGCGGGCAGCGCCTGCGGCAAGGCCCTCGGGGCCGTGCCCAACTCCACGCTGGGCTACGAGGAGAAGTTCAATCCGGCCCTCAAACTGGCGTTGGAGTCCGGAGAGGACGCGTTTGTCCGCTTCATTCTCAGCGGCCAGCCCGAGCCCCCGGCATACTTTGCCCACATGAAGCACCTGAACCGGGTGGGGCCGGCGGTGCTCGACGGCCTGCCGGCCGCCCCCATTTTGAGCCTCCCAAGTGTCGTGGCGCGTCTCGATGAACCGGACTTCGTCGTGCTGGACACCCGGGATCGCCCGACGTTCCTCGCCGGTCATTTGCGCGGGAGCCTGTTCACGCCCCCGGGAAATTTCTCCGATTTTGCCGGAAGCTTTCTGCAGCCACAGAACCGCGTCGTCCTCGTGCTGACGGACCCGTCCGCGCCGGAGGAATGGATTCGGCAGCTGGTGCGGATGGGCTTTGATCAGGTGATCGGCGTGCTGCCTGCGACCTTGCTGGAGGCCGCACCTCCGGGGCAGATCGCCCGGCTGCCGGCGATCCGCTTTGAAGAGCTGCCCGCACTGCTGGCTGCAGAACCGGAGTCGGTGCTGCTGGACGTGCGCAAGGCCATGGAATTCGCCACCGGACACCTGCGCGGGGCGCGGAACCAGGCTCACACCCGGCTGCTGCCGCAGTTGAACGAGGTGCCTGCGGACCGGCCCCTGGTGGTGTCCTGCGGCAGCGGAATGCGCGCAGCCGGGGCCTGCGCCTTCCTGGCCCGGACGGGTCGGCGGGTCACCTGCGTTGCGGACCATTTCGAACACGCACCCCGTGAGCTCGTGACAGGAACGATTCCGGCGTCACCGACGCTCGCCGGTGACCGCACCTCACGCTGA
- a CDS encoding sulfite exporter TauE/SafE family protein, translating to MSLLYGAVVGLALGLTGGGGSIFAVPLLVFGLDLPLQTAIGISLAVVGAAACFGAVRHWRRRELDLRAGLVFAAGGMALAPLGTWIGRSVPGPWLLTGFALLMSSMAWRLWTGRGEEGADPGACAVRPGGGLGAGCYVRLTAGGAAAGLLSGLFGVGGGFLIVHGLMYVAGMALHRAVATSLMVIFLISLSGVASHMVHGLQFPPILTGLFLSGSLLGMVAGQGLRARLSGPTLRRVFAGAMWAVAALLLFRSLPDLGRAATPVEDAPGPVRSEASVVPSKPLCLQCHGTPGRELKHEDAERIRQL from the coding sequence ATGAGCCTGCTGTACGGCGCCGTGGTTGGGTTGGCCCTCGGATTGACTGGCGGGGGAGGCTCCATCTTCGCCGTGCCGCTGCTCGTATTTGGTCTGGACCTGCCGCTGCAGACCGCCATCGGCATCAGCCTGGCCGTGGTGGGTGCGGCGGCTTGTTTTGGCGCGGTGCGCCACTGGCGGCGCCGGGAACTCGACCTGCGGGCCGGTCTGGTGTTCGCCGCCGGCGGCATGGCGCTGGCGCCGCTCGGGACCTGGATCGGGCGGTCGGTGCCCGGGCCGTGGTTGCTCACCGGCTTCGCCCTTCTGATGAGCTCCATGGCGTGGCGCCTGTGGACTGGGAGGGGCGAGGAGGGAGCCGATCCCGGGGCCTGCGCCGTCAGGCCGGGTGGCGGACTGGGCGCCGGGTGCTATGTGCGGCTGACCGCCGGAGGCGCCGCGGCTGGTCTGCTCTCCGGTTTGTTTGGCGTGGGCGGCGGATTCCTCATCGTGCACGGCTTGATGTACGTGGCCGGCATGGCGCTGCACCGCGCGGTGGCCACCTCGCTGATGGTGATCTTCCTCATCTCGTTGTCGGGAGTCGCCTCGCACATGGTGCATGGTCTTCAATTTCCCCCCATTCTCACCGGACTGTTTTTGTCCGGCAGCCTGCTTGGAATGGTCGCCGGCCAGGGACTGCGGGCACGGCTGAGCGGACCGACGCTGCGGCGGGTGTTCGCCGGCGCCATGTGGGCCGTGGCCGCGCTGTTGCTGTTCCGCAGCCTGCCAGACTTGGGACGGGCGGCGACGCCTGTCGAAGACGCACCCGGACCGGTGCGCTCGGAGGCCTCGGTCGTGCCCAGCAAGCCGCTTTGCCTGCAGTGCCACGGCACTCCGGGGCGAGAGTTGAAGCACGAAGACGCCGAACGAATCCGCCAGCTTTAA
- a CDS encoding glycoside hydrolase family 32 protein, with protein MIQVQSRPHAALAALVILLSALATPASRAADDIVIADFEAPTYGDWTVTGEAFGPGPARGALPGQMAVSGFTGQGLVNTYHGGDDTTGTLTSPPFRIERKYIAFLIGGGGHPTRLVLELLVDGRAVRTATGPNTQSGGSEALAPESWDVSEFQGRQAVLRIVDEATGGWGHINVDHIVQTDMKPPGLLRDVEREVAVTGRYLHIPVKNGAPKRVITAFVDGRRIVRNDVELAPGEPDWWAVMDVGAWRGRPVVLRVDRLREGETGLDLVRVSDSLPDADRLYDEPLRGQFHFSPQRGWNNDPNGMVHFNGEYHLFFQHNPYGWGWGNMHWGHAVSRDMVHWTELGDKLLPDDFGPMFSGSAVVDWNNTSGLGRDGMPPLVLIYTAAGDPAVQCIASSTDGRTFEKYSGNPILPQVTPGNRDPKVIWHEPTGRWVMVLYVELPGRGHTVHFYTSPNLKEWTLASITDGLQGSNYLFECPDLFELPVDGNPRQRKWILLGANSEYAVGRFDGTRFTPEHSRLPGHRGQGFYAPQTFSDIPAADGRRIQIGWFQTETRGMSFNQSMTVPLELKLISTADGPRMTFTPVKELEALRRTTIQYDGRPFEPGTPELLSDASGELLELRAAFAPETAREVTFHVRGATIVYDGPRQEIVVNGHRAPAPWRNGRQRLIVYCDRTGLEVFASDGLTYVPMPFQPRPEDLEVAVEVSGSPVRFETLQVHKLGSAWTPPR; from the coding sequence ATGATCCAAGTCCAATCCCGGCCGCACGCGGCCCTGGCCGCACTCGTCATCCTATTGTCGGCACTCGCGACACCCGCCAGCCGGGCAGCCGATGACATCGTCATCGCCGACTTCGAGGCGCCCACTTACGGCGACTGGACGGTGACCGGCGAGGCGTTCGGTCCAGGGCCGGCCCGGGGTGCGCTTCCCGGGCAGATGGCGGTGAGCGGGTTCACCGGTCAGGGTTTGGTGAACACCTACCACGGGGGAGACGACACCACGGGAACGCTCACTTCGCCCCCATTCAGAATCGAACGGAAATACATCGCCTTCCTGATTGGCGGCGGGGGGCATCCAACCCGGCTCGTCCTCGAGTTGTTGGTGGATGGCAGGGCGGTGCGGACCGCCACCGGGCCGAACACGCAGTCCGGAGGAAGCGAGGCACTGGCACCGGAGTCCTGGGACGTCTCCGAGTTTCAAGGGCGACAGGCGGTCCTGAGGATCGTGGATGAGGCCACGGGCGGATGGGGTCACATCAACGTGGACCACATTGTCCAGACCGACATGAAGCCGCCCGGCCTGTTGCGAGATGTGGAACGGGAGGTTGCGGTCACAGGGCGGTATCTGCACATCCCCGTCAAGAACGGGGCGCCCAAGCGGGTGATCACGGCGTTCGTGGACGGGAGGCGGATCGTCCGCAACGACGTCGAACTCGCCCCCGGTGAGCCCGACTGGTGGGCGGTGATGGACGTCGGTGCGTGGAGGGGGCGCCCGGTGGTCTTGCGGGTGGACCGGCTGCGCGAGGGCGAGACCGGGCTGGATCTGGTGAGGGTGTCGGACTCGCTTCCGGACGCCGACCGCCTCTATGACGAACCCCTGCGCGGCCAGTTCCATTTCTCACCCCAACGTGGCTGGAACAACGACCCGAACGGGATGGTGCATTTCAATGGCGAGTACCACCTCTTCTTCCAGCACAATCCGTACGGCTGGGGCTGGGGCAACATGCACTGGGGTCATGCCGTGAGCCGCGACATGGTCCATTGGACCGAATTGGGCGACAAATTGCTCCCCGACGACTTCGGTCCAATGTTCAGCGGCAGCGCGGTGGTGGACTGGAACAACACCAGCGGGCTGGGGCGGGACGGCATGCCGCCGTTGGTTCTGATCTACACGGCCGCCGGGGATCCAGCGGTCCAGTGCATCGCATCGAGCACGGATGGACGGACCTTTGAGAAATATTCCGGGAACCCGATCCTCCCGCAGGTCACCCCCGGCAATCGCGATCCCAAGGTGATCTGGCACGAGCCGACCGGACGCTGGGTCATGGTCTTGTACGTTGAACTGCCGGGACGCGGCCACACGGTTCACTTCTACACCTCGCCAAACCTGAAGGAATGGACTCTGGCATCCATCACCGACGGCCTCCAGGGCAGCAACTACCTGTTCGAATGCCCGGACCTGTTTGAGTTGCCGGTGGACGGCAATCCCCGGCAGCGGAAGTGGATCCTGCTGGGCGCCAATTCCGAGTATGCCGTGGGCCGTTTCGACGGTACGCGGTTCACACCGGAACATTCCCGGCTGCCGGGGCATCGGGGGCAGGGGTTCTACGCGCCGCAGACCTTCAGCGATATCCCCGCCGCGGATGGAAGACGCATCCAGATCGGATGGTTCCAGACTGAGACCCGTGGCATGTCCTTCAATCAGTCCATGACCGTGCCACTGGAGTTGAAGCTGATCTCCACCGCGGACGGACCGCGCATGACCTTCACCCCGGTGAAGGAACTCGAGGCCCTCCGTCGGACGACGATCCAATACGACGGTCGTCCGTTCGAGCCGGGCACACCCGAACTGCTCAGCGACGCCTCAGGAGAGTTGCTGGAGCTGCGTGCAGCATTCGCCCCGGAGACGGCGCGCGAGGTGACCTTTCACGTCCGGGGAGCCACGATTGTGTACGACGGTCCCAGGCAGGAAATCGTGGTCAACGGGCATCGGGCTCCCGCCCCGTGGCGCAACGGACGCCAACGGCTGATCGTCTACTGCGACCGGACGGGCCTGGAGGTCTTTGCCAGCGACGGCCTGACCTATGTGCCCATGCCGTTCCAGCCGCGGCCGGAGGATTTGGAGGTGGCGGTCGAGGTGAGCGGCAGTCCGGTGCGTTTCGAGACCCTGCAGGTTCACAAGCTCGGGTCCGCCTGGACCCCGCCTCGGTAA
- a CDS encoding pyridoxamine 5'-phosphate oxidase family protein → MPGPSSPPPPPGELIALARDVMRSARFPQLATMDGDQPRLRPVSPVRVQGFTVHVANLRSYHKTVELAANPRCELCYVDERHNQVRITGIAEIEKDPVLLRDIWERNPLLRSYLGSANNPALIVYRIEPNRVRFMKEWALEYHEVPCA, encoded by the coding sequence ATGCCCGGACCCTCCTCACCGCCCCCGCCGCCGGGTGAACTGATTGCCCTGGCGCGCGACGTGATGCGCAGCGCGCGGTTTCCGCAACTGGCCACGATGGACGGCGACCAGCCGCGGTTGCGTCCCGTCTCACCCGTCCGGGTCCAGGGATTCACCGTGCATGTCGCCAACCTCCGCAGCTACCACAAGACCGTCGAACTGGCGGCGAATCCCCGGTGCGAACTTTGTTATGTGGATGAGCGGCACAACCAGGTGCGGATCACCGGGATTGCCGAGATTGAGAAGGATCCGGTGCTCCTTCGGGACATCTGGGAACGCAATCCGCTGCTGCGCTCCTATCTGGGGTCCGCCAACAACCCTGCGCTGATCGTGTATCGCATCGAACCCAACCGGGTCCGGTTCATGAAGGAATGGGCGCTGGAGTATCACGAGGTGCCTTGCGCCTGA
- a CDS encoding alanine--glyoxylate aminotransferase family protein, whose translation MGHVKLHIPGPVEVSPATFAAMCRPMIGHRGQGFKNLYAKVQPQLQTLLGTRRPVYLGTSSAWGVMEGALRNLTSRRVLNCMCGAFSDKWFDVARRCGKEAEALQVPWGSPILAEAIADRLATGRFDALTVIHNETSTGTMSPIAEIAALKARFPNVMFIVDAVSSMTAVPLEFDALGVDVLLAGTQKAFALPPGLTVFVCSGAALERAGQASDRGYYFDLLEFEKNAVEHMTPSTPSIPHVHALSSKLDEFFVEGLPARYARHRQTNQMLREWGARHGFTLFPETGFESLTLCCFNNGARPGAGRVVDVPRLQSLVKDQGFLMDGGYGKIKGTTFRISNMGDETPETMAPLISALDSAMSRL comes from the coding sequence ATGGGGCATGTAAAACTTCACATCCCGGGTCCGGTGGAGGTCAGTCCGGCCACGTTTGCCGCGATGTGCCGCCCGATGATCGGGCACCGCGGTCAGGGGTTCAAAAACCTCTACGCCAAGGTGCAGCCCCAGCTTCAGACGCTCCTGGGCACCCGGCGTCCGGTCTACCTCGGCACCTCCTCGGCCTGGGGGGTCATGGAGGGCGCCCTCCGGAACCTGACCTCACGCAGGGTGTTGAACTGCATGTGCGGCGCGTTTTCCGACAAGTGGTTCGATGTCGCCCGCCGCTGCGGAAAGGAAGCGGAGGCGCTCCAGGTCCCCTGGGGCTCGCCGATCCTGGCCGAAGCCATCGCGGACCGGCTGGCCACCGGCCGGTTCGATGCCCTGACCGTGATCCACAACGAGACCAGCACCGGCACGATGTCGCCCATTGCGGAGATTGCGGCGCTCAAGGCGCGGTTTCCGAATGTGATGTTCATCGTGGACGCCGTCAGCTCCATGACCGCGGTACCGCTGGAGTTCGACGCCCTGGGCGTGGACGTGCTGCTGGCCGGAACGCAGAAGGCGTTCGCGTTGCCCCCCGGGTTGACGGTGTTCGTCTGTTCCGGGGCGGCGCTGGAACGCGCCGGTCAGGCTTCCGACCGGGGGTACTACTTCGACCTCCTGGAATTTGAGAAAAATGCCGTCGAACATATGACGCCGAGCACGCCCAGCATCCCGCATGTGCATGCCCTTTCGAGCAAGCTGGACGAATTCTTTGTCGAGGGGCTGCCGGCCCGCTATGCGCGCCATCGGCAGACCAACCAGATGCTGCGCGAATGGGGAGCCCGCCATGGGTTCACCCTGTTCCCGGAGACCGGGTTTGAGTCCCTGACCCTGTGCTGCTTCAACAACGGCGCCAGGCCGGGTGCCGGCCGGGTGGTGGATGTCCCCCGGCTTCAGTCGCTGGTGAAGGACCAGGGGTTCCTGATGGATGGCGGGTATGGGAAGATCAAGGGGACGACCTTCCGGATTTCAAACATGGGCGACGAGACGCCGGAAACCATGGCGCCCCTGATTTCCGCCCTCGACTCCGCAATGTCCCGACTTTAG